The following coding sequences lie in one Xanthomonas hyacinthi genomic window:
- the minD gene encoding septum site-determining protein MinD: MAEIIVVTSGKGGVGKTTTSASLACGLARRGKKVAVIDFDVGLRNLDLIMGCERRVVYDFVNVVHGEATLKQSLIKDKRFDNLYVLAASQTRDKDALTQDGVEKVLKDLAAEGFEYIVCDSPAGIEKGAFLAMYFADRAVVVVNPEVSSVRDSDRIIGLLDSKTRKAEEGQSVPAFLLLTRYSPGRVEGGEMLSITDVEEVLGLKAIGVIPESGDVLNASNKGEPVILDGESPAGQAYDDAVARIMGEERPMRFISVEKKGFFTKLFGG, encoded by the coding sequence TTGGCTGAAATTATCGTAGTCACCTCCGGCAAGGGCGGCGTCGGCAAGACCACCACCAGCGCGAGCCTGGCCTGCGGGCTGGCGCGGCGCGGCAAGAAGGTCGCCGTGATCGACTTCGACGTGGGCCTGCGCAACCTCGACCTGATCATGGGCTGCGAGCGCCGGGTGGTGTACGACTTCGTCAACGTGGTGCACGGCGAGGCCACGCTCAAGCAGTCGCTGATCAAGGACAAGCGCTTCGACAACCTGTACGTGCTGGCCGCCTCGCAGACCCGCGACAAGGACGCGCTGACCCAGGACGGCGTGGAGAAGGTGCTCAAGGACCTGGCCGCCGAGGGCTTCGAATACATCGTCTGCGATTCGCCGGCCGGCATCGAGAAGGGCGCGTTCCTGGCGATGTACTTCGCCGACCGCGCGGTGGTCGTGGTCAACCCGGAAGTCTCTTCGGTGCGCGATTCGGACCGCATCATCGGCCTGCTCGACTCCAAGACCCGCAAGGCCGAGGAAGGCCAGAGCGTGCCGGCGTTCCTGCTGCTGACCCGCTACAGCCCGGGCCGGGTGGAAGGCGGCGAGATGCTCAGCATCACCGACGTGGAGGAAGTGCTGGGGCTGAAGGCGATCGGCGTGATCCCCGAATCCGGCGACGTGCTCAACGCCTCCAACAAGGGCGAGCCGGTGATCCTGGACGGCGAGTCCCCGGCCGGCCAGGCCTACGACGACGCGGTGGCCCGGATCATGGGCGAAGAGCGCCCGATGCGCTTCATCTCCGTGGAAAAGAAGGGCTTCTTCACCAAGTTGTTCGGAGGGTGA
- the minE gene encoding cell division topological specificity factor MinE, producing the protein MGLFDFLKAKKNTAETAKNRLQIIIAQERNHRGGPDYLPLLQRELLEVIKKYVNIDADAVKVDLVKDGEHDVLDISVALPEGPTP; encoded by the coding sequence ATGGGACTATTCGACTTCCTCAAGGCCAAGAAGAACACCGCCGAGACCGCCAAGAACCGCCTGCAGATCATCATCGCGCAGGAACGCAACCACCGCGGCGGCCCGGATTACCTGCCGCTGCTGCAGCGCGAACTGCTGGAAGTGATCAAGAAGTACGTCAACATCGACGCCGACGCGGTCAAGGTGGACCTGGTCAAGGACGGCGAACACGACGTGCTCGATATCTCGGTGGCATTGCCGGAAGGGCCGACGCCCTGA